The region TCGGATGTTTGGTCTGGAAGAGTGTGCGCCGCTGACGCCATCACGCTGGTTGCAGGAAGGTGATCAGGTCAGCGTGGGGGAGACGACATTGGCGGTTTTCCACTGTCCAGGTCATACACCCGGTCATATTGTTTTCTTTGATGCCGAATCACGTTTAGCACAGGTAGGGGATGTTGTTTTTAACGGTGGTGTAGGGCGCACCGATTTCCCTCAAGGCGATCATCAGGCGTTGATTGCGTCCATCAAGAATAAGCTACTGCCACTAGGCGATGACGTGACCTTTATTCCAGGGCACGGCCCGATGTCGACATTAGGGCATGAGCGCAAAACCAATCCTTTCCTGCGTGAAGATGCCGCAATTTGGTAGTTTTTTATTGGCTTGAAAAGCAGAAATAAGAAAGCCGACACAGCGTGTCGGCTTTTTTGATCGGTAAAACGATCAGAGCACGGCAACAATCGCTTCGCAGAGCGGTGCCATGTTTTCTGGCGTCATCCCTGCAACGTTGACACGACCAGAGTTCACTGCGTAAACGCCGAATTCGTCACGCAGACGCAGAACCTGCTCCTTGGTCAAGCCGCTGAATGAGAACATCCCATTCTGGTTGATGATGAAGGAGAAATCCTGCTGCGCGCCTTTTTCCTGCAACGTATTGACGAACAGCTGACGCATACGCTGAATGCGCTCGCGCATCGCCGTCAACTCCTGCTCCCAAATGGCCTTCAGCGCGTCGTTACCCAAGATGGTTGCAACAACGGTCGCACCGTGTGACGGTGGGTTAGAGTAGTTAGCGCGAATAGCGGCTTTCACCTGGCTGAATGCTTTGTCTGCCGTTGCGGCATCTGCTGCAACCAGCGTACAGGCACCGACGCGCTCATTGTACAAACCGAAGTTTTTAGAATACGAGCTGCATACGATCAGCTCATTGTGAAGTGCGGCAAAGATTCGCAGACCTTCCGCATCTTCTTCGAGCCCACGGGCAAAGCCCTGATAGGCGAAGTCAAACAGCGGCAGCCAGCCTTTTGCTACCGACAGTTCAGCCAGTT is a window of Pectobacterium punjabense DNA encoding:
- a CDS encoding MBL fold metallo-hydrolase is translated as MKYQIVPVTAFSQNCTLLWCEKTNEAAIVDPGGDAEKIKRAVADTGILVKQILLTHGHLDHVGAAAELAEHYQVSIIGPQIEDAFWLEGLPAQSRMFGLEECAPLTPSRWLQEGDQVSVGETTLAVFHCPGHTPGHIVFFDAESRLAQVGDVVFNGGVGRTDFPQGDHQALIASIKNKLLPLGDDVTFIPGHGPMSTLGHERKTNPFLREDAAIW
- a CDS encoding amino acid aminotransferase codes for the protein MFENISAAPADPILGLTDLFRADDRANKINLGIGVYKDETGKTPVLTSVKKAEHYLLENETTKNYLGIDGLPAFGQCTQELLFGKQNAIIADKRARTAQTPGGTGALRVAADFIANQTSAKRIWISNPTWPNHNNVFSAVGLEICQYDYYDAANHALDFDGLLNSLNAAQAGDVVLFHGCCHNPTGIDPTAEQWAKLAELSVAKGWLPLFDFAYQGFARGLEEDAEGLRIFAALHNELIVCSSYSKNFGLYNERVGACTLVAADAATADKAFSQVKAAIRANYSNPPSHGATVVATILGNDALKAIWEQELTAMRERIQRMRQLFVNTLQEKGAQQDFSFIINQNGMFSFSGLTKEQVLRLRDEFGVYAVNSGRVNVAGMTPENMAPLCEAIVAVL